The sequence ATCTGCCCTAATAGAAGGATTCTAATAGTAATTAAATGTCTAATAGTCTCTTACAGAGTCTTAGAAATCCATGTTTCTATATTGTTCCATCCAATTTTAGACACAAGAAAATTTGCTAAGTGGAGACCGTGGTTTTATGCTAAAAAATGTTGTGAGCAATTTCAGTTAGCAGTTACTTTTGTTGTTATTCAACTGGTTATTACCTGTAGCCTTTTGTATTTGTAGTTCAATTACCATAATTCTTTCTATGTGAGGAAATTATGCTATCTTTTTTCTGAGTTACTGTATAATGGATTAATATACTGAATTATAATCTATCAGACTTCATTTTGTAACTGATTAGTGAGATGGGCAACGAATGAATGGGACATTAtgagtaaacaaacaaacaaaaaaagtaattggTTCCAAGCATCCTCACAATTCTTGTACACTATTTCCATTTGCCTGACCTACAAATGGCTTATTTTATCTAATGCATATTTGATGATATGCAAACAGTACACATGCATCTCTTAGGCAATTCACTAAGTTCTTCATAATGATCTTCATGTACTCTCTTCCCTTCacttatttatatttctagCCCCCTTAAACCATGATTATTATACTTGTTTCTAGATTTTATATACTAACAAACAATGTGTGCTGCCTTTTTTTACTGTATGCAAACAACCTATTTTGTGGctcaaaatcacaaaaaaaaaaaaaaaaaaaaggaaattcacaGTGGGTAAGCTATTTCAGTTAGCCATTTATAACTCGTACCTAACTGTATTATATAGTACAGCCACAGGCAAGTGATCCACACGAAAACCACCTGGCCACTGCCTCTCCCTTCCACCTGCTTGagatgacagaagacagccCAGTTAACCTCATATCTCCTCTTGCCTTTCTCAACTTGTGTGAATATCTGGGCTGTTCCTGCCAGGCAACAGAGTGTATTGTGGattggcagcagctgctccttaCAGGATGGAAGAGGGCAGCAGTCCATTTACCTGTGGCTCTTGTGGCTGTCCTGATTCTCTATCCCATGGAAGGCCCAGGAGATGCACTCAGCCTTGTTACTTGACGGAAGAAAGGCAACTTTTAGGATAGGGTGCATAAAAGTGGATGCACCTAGATAGGGCCACTATGGATGCTAAGGCTGAACTATACTAAATAAATGTGTAACATGTTAAATATGCATCAACCTTTAACGTGAGATTTAATTTCCAGTACTTGGAATTTGATCTATTACATAGGTGTCCAATGtgctattttaatatttttgtagcCCTCTTTTTaatgttcaaataaaaatacaaaaagaacaagCATAGTTTTGTTGATTATATATGTGAAGTATATTTCGTATTTTATATGCAGCCCTATataattcctcttcactcagtgcagccagGCAAGCCAAAAAGTTAGAAACTCCTTACTGTATGGTATTTAATATCAGGATAAGTCTCTAAAATGCATCGACTACTGCAAACATGCAATTCATGTCTTCTTTCTAAAAAAGTTTACCATATAGCTTAGTTAGAACTTTGACTTCTGAttccagttttttttatttgtttaatcaTCAGAATTGAAAGCTCATTGGCTGTATAAACTTCTAAGAGAGATgcaattcattttcagttgatgTATAGATCTGGGAGAGTTGTTGCaggctgtcaggtgaagtctctggtgactggaaaaagggaaacgtcactcccatttttaCGAAGGGTAGAAAAGTCATCTAGTGAGCCTcaatgtcatctacctggacttctaCAAGACCGCTGTCAgggtcccacaccacatccttatctctaaactGGAAAGGTAgagatttgaagggtggactacTCAGTGGTTAAATATTTGGTTGGATGGTTGCAGCAAGAGGATTGTGGTCAACAGATCTATGTCCAGGTAGAGGCCAGTGATgaatggtgtccctcaggggtccatcttgggaccTGTGCTCTTCAACGTCTTTATCAACAACCTAGACAgagggattgagtgcaccttgagcaagtttgcaggtgacaccaagctgagtgtgTAGTTCACAACAGAAGGgagggatgctatccagagagacctggacaagcttgaaACGTGGGCCCACGTTGAACTGAATGAGGTTCAACTAgtccaagtgcagggtgctgcacctTAGTAGGGTAATCCCAGATACGTATACAATCTTGAAGAACTCGCTGAAAGCAGTCCTATGGAGAAGGACTCTGGGATCCTGGTGAACAAaaagctgggcatgagccagcagtgtgttcttgcagcCCACAAGGCCaactgtgtcctgggctgcatggatggccagcaggaagagatgggaagtgattgtccccctctgctctacTCTCATAAAGCCCCACCTCGAGTGCAGCATCAAGGCCTGgggccctcagcacaagaaggatgtgaagctgttggagtgggtacagaggaggccatgaagatgatgggagggctggagcacttaACCTGCAAAGAAAGACTGAGGAAGCTGgccttgttcagcctggagaaggctctggggagacctcatcataCGTATTTATATACctcaatatatatatttatgagagcagctctgaaaataatgcctcttattGTGTTAGTTCACAAGGtcaaaggcagatgttggtcTTATAGCAGTaggggttgaaccttcctgccagtatcccattccattttgttaccatgtgacagatggcagcaaaggggcagtgACTcaatggcgtctgacatggaagtgcagatgaagcaaaggtgtgtcactgaattcctccatgccGATAAAATtgtacccattgacattcattgatgcttgctgaatatttatggaggCCTAACAGTAGATGTGAACAGAACGAGACAGTGGGTTGGTGCTTCTCAGCAGTAGTGACAGAGGTGTGAGAAATCCAGTCACGTTCTtgacagccatgcagattttttcaAGCACGATATTCAGggtcttgttcattgctggcaaaaaatgcatagctaatggtgataactattttgaaaaatagtgttttgtagctgagaatttttctctatcaagtagtgttactgtgctttttgtatctcatagtttccatggaaataaataggagacattacttttggaacagcgTATTTAATATTGTGAGAAATACTGACTAAATCAAAGTTCTCTAAATTCATGTTTAAATCTACTCAGCTTGAGCCAAGTACTATGCTGAATCAGTGAATATAAAATAGATGGCAGATTTAAATTTGGTCTTTGTTAGACGGtcttttttgctgttcattgatgatttattttcagcagctttAGAATTGCCATTATAGTTCAGCAGAATAGGTCCAGAATTGTAGTTCTTATACTGTTTGATGAATTGTGAGAATATGCAATACAACTGGCATTTCTAGGATCCTTTGTGATACAGAAAAGGGATAATACTGCACCCATACCTTCAGCTATTTGGTTATCATTAAATAAGAACGTTTATGTGCTCTGAGTAGTTGTTTTGCATAGAAAATCACTAACTATACAGTACcttttaaactggaaaacatAGCTTACAGTTGACCAAAAAAATCATCCTTCCATATTCTTAGACTTCAGGACTTAAGCACTAAAAACTTCGAAATTTTTCCCTGATGAAATACTCTGTGCagcctccagaggtctcttttACTATTCTTGATTTTCAAAAATCGGTGACTGTTTATTGGTCATGATaatttttactttgattttccaaaaacagtttttaacaTGAGAACTGTACTGATCGTTGTTGATAAAGAGGAAGCTTTCTCTGTGGTTTTCTTTCACTATGCTGTAACTCATGTATTTTCAAGTTAAATGTTTATATAAGAGCTTTTTAGCTTTCGTATGAGGCTCTTAAGCTtttgagaaaatgcaaaagtactaaagcaaaaataaaaatctgaagtatGGCGATAAAGGCAAAATTGATGCACAAAAGGTAGATTTTCTTGATTACAAATTGGAAAGCTTTGTCTCTAAAATGAATTTCTTGCTGATAAGGAACATTGTTAGGTCCCCTGTCAAGTATTTTCATCAGacttttaatgttttgttgACAATACGCATGtagaaattttttttgtgtaaGAAACAATGGgtatgttttcctttcaaaagcaCACAGTCATCTATATCTGTGGtttgaaatattctgaagtAGCTGACCTTGCTTTTTAATAGGTGCAAAGATGTACTAACCATCTCTGTATGCAAACTTAAAGGAACAAGTACTCATCATTTACAGCAAAAAGCAAGATAATCTCTGAGGGCAGCATGAAGCACGATGTACCTTTCTGGTGTACATTAAGTAATTGATTCAGCTTACAAAAATATAAGCTTAGAAGTAAACACTAGCACTTTTTTCGTCTtcatttttatctcattttcagTTGTTTGATACACAGCCATTCCTCTTCTATTCATATTCTTATATCTATGCTTAACACTCTTAACAATGGAGTCTGAATGTTAAGGCTTCTTTCATCTTCATCCTTTCCCCTCAACTATTCCCACCCTCATGAAGTCTGAACAACTTCTGTACATGGACTTTCCTATCTATTAATATTTACAAGCTGTGAGTGGTTACAGCTCTGTAGCaccttctctgttttcttggaTTCCCTTGGCAGGGTGCCCTCAGTAATAGGGAATATTTCTGAGATGGAAAAACGGCTGGCAGAAGATTCTCAGCCTTACAGAgaatatgtttaaaatacatttaaaacattggtttatttttccttgtatgcTTTATTTATGCAGTGCAACTGAACTCCTTCTACCCACCCTGATTCTGCATGTGATTTCAGAGAGAGCATTAAATTAAGATGttcacacacatatatattttccaGTTCCAGAATAATGTGACACTTATTTATCAGTAATGTATGACTCAGTAACGTGAGTTAATTTCTCTCTTGTGGTTTCATTGACCGATATTGTGGAAGAGGTTGTTTAATTAAGGTTTTCAGATTTGGGCTATAATTTTCTTATCTAGTAGAAGATGCCAACTTGCAAGTCCCAAAGGTAAAAGAGTGAGTTtcagtttagaaataaaaattggtTATTCAAGTCAGATACAATTGAATATGCTAATAATTAAAGTTATTAGCTTGTTTCTGGCATGCAGTTTTGTTTCGTGGCTTATGCTATTCAGAGTCTTTAAAGTGTGTATGGTACAAATACAACATCACAATCAGATTTACTACTTGCcatgagaaggaaaatgaagaggatGGAGCCTGGATTATTTAGCAAGTCTCTTTTAGTATTTTATGTCAAAATTCAGTTGAAGTTTCAATACATTACTGTATTTGGCCCTCCTATCACTTAGGAAGCATTACTAAGATGAGAAGTAACAAACGTAGTAACACTACTGAAGTGACTAATGATAGGATCACCTGAAATGTCACATAGTAATTTTCAGCAGATCTCGCAGGAGTTTCAAGATTCTTTGCACTTCATTATAATGGCTTGCAGTGCTGTCCATGTACCCTCAGAAGCTGGTAAAattgatttcagaaaaaaagaaaaagaaaaaaaaaagattaaatattgAAACATCACAGTAAAAGTGCCTGTGTTTGGAGTTTGTTCAGTCGTAATTCTTTCCTACATGACAACACTGTCTAGTTTCAGATCCTGTTCTGAGCCAGTTGATGCTTCAGGCCTTTGACGTCTTGAAGCACTGATTTGCACACTTGTGAAAATCTGTcatgaattatttttgcttattttgttggtgattttgttgttgttgttgttgttgttgttgtaacTGCTATTCCTTTATTATCAGACTCGGACAAAGAGCATACAGTTAGTTATTACTGTTTCCCCTTTTACACACCATACCTGGTGTTACGGACCTACTGTGTCCTCTTTCAGTTTCTGAGCtcaagcatttatttcttttatgtatTCTGCATAGAAACTGTACCATATAAATTATGGAATATAGCAATGATGGCTTCTCAGgttttttctcctaattttaACAGTGACTTCGCTCTTTTATTGCTGTTGAACAGAATTGGTATCATACCCCTTTTTTAGGGTTGACTACCTTGAATATTTGTGTATTGCTTAAAAACTTTGTCATCTCCTTAGTCTCATTCATTCCAGATAGTACTCAACATAATTGTAAATGAATCTATTTGGATATCCTTGGGTAAtgtcctgaaggaaaaaaaaaaaatgtgtatttttaaagttttatttccaCTTCTTAACTAGttccaaaataagaaataacatCTAACTTTCTGAGTTCTTTAGGATCTTTTGTAAATGATCTTGCTAGAGTCCGTGTACAACATTATCCCCTTTATCCTGATGCTTCTCAAGTCTACTGGAGAGCTCCTCTGCTGGCTCCTCTGTAACAGCACTGCTAGAGCTGATTTTATGGTAGATGTTTTTTCTCAAACAAATGTATTCACTTTTCCCTGGGCACCTTCTCTACCCAAGTTTGCCTAATTTTATATGTCTTTGTAGGTGCTGCAATTGCCTAATGTAAACACTAAACTGTAGCTTCTGAAATCTCATTCAAGTTTTGAATCACatatgcttttcattccttatGCCAGAGGTTAATTAAAGTGAAGAAGTATGTAATGTAGTATGTGGTCCAGGGGACTGTGTTACTCTTTGATGTTACTTctaaattttattcatttttttaaatcatctgTTGATATTATACATGGCTTTTGGTGCTCCTTCTCTACAATATCTAAAGAATGTAAAGTTTATAACTAGCTTCTataaaatcagaatattttgctgtataaataaaaatctgcacattTTGTGACAGATTAGGTATAAAGCCATATGACCTATTAGAGAAGTTAGTGGTAATCATATTAATATAAAAGTCTTTGAGTTAACCTGAGCAATATGCTTGTTATGTGTTAAGTGTAATAGAATCTTCTTTTGCAGAGATAGTGTCTAACATCTAGTATCTAATTAGTTCATCTTTCTGGTTTCTTGTGCTAGGCATGTAAATTACTCTCAGTATAAGTGTGTGTTTGCATGTCTTCTGGTCTTAACAAGCTCCACTTTCAGCTCTCCTGTTTTAAACAATCTTACTGTTCAAAATTTTACTTTGCGCCTGAATCCATAAACCTATAAGTAGACTAGATGACTGATCCTGACCAAAGAACAGAGCTGATGCTTCCAGTGTTCACAATAGctaatttttctgttctgctgtgtaTGCTCAGTTTTGTCCTTGTTGAAATACTTTGTGTAGCTGAAGTCACCAAATTTGTTGCTCAGAGTTTGAAGGAAATACTAGCTAGCTGAAAATACGCATGTCATCTCTCCTTCACAAATTTCTAACCAGTTTCTAACCAGTGCTTAACATTACTTCAAGTACTCAACCTTGACATTCATTAAAACATTGAAAATATAATAAAGGGCTTGAATAATAAAGGAGGCTTgattattttggtttttatatttaatgaagCAAATCTTCAGTAATTATAACTGAATCAATGGCAGCTGTGTTCTACACCTCATTTTTGAGCCAGATATGTTGCTAAATTCCCAAGTATTTCCTTGCAAAAAATAGTTCTGTAAATACAGTTCAATGCTGATCTCTTGGAAGCCTCTTAAAGCAGACAGTACATAAAGTCTTTAATGATTCATGTAGCTCTTTTGAATAGGACACATTACTTCTGCAAAATGCATCTGTTTACAAATTGCTCATACTAACATCTGTATACAAGACTCCTTACATAGGCTCAAACCACTTTGTGGACATCTCCCCAAAGACTTAGTGTTCTAGGTTAGTCCCACAGAAGGTGCCTGAGATAACTTGAAGGAagtttcctgttttgttttcttggataAACAAAAGTGAAGTACTTCTGAAAAGttgcttctcattttcacaAACAGAAGTAAGACTTCTCATTTTGTAATGGGAAGAACAAAACGAGATTAATATCCATTCAGTATTGTATTCGGTGCATCTTAAGCTGATGTCCTAAAGTGACACTGAGAGAAGCTGTTATCTGTTTACTTGATTAAGTCAAACTTCTTCTTTACAGAACTTGAATGCGGAGTGGTAGTAGAAAATCTCTCTTGCATATATTgtccaaattttatttctgaagtacttTCCAGAGTCACACTTGAATCTCTATGAATTCTTCTACAAATAAGTTGTAAGACAGTCTTACGGACGCtactggacattaggaaatacatAACTGGGTCTAAGCAGCTGTTAAAGGATGAAAATATGAGCATAACCTCATTGCATGTGTGAATTATTCCCTTCCAGTAACAAGATGGATTTTGTAACTGTGATGTAATGTAGACAAATCGAAACATGTGGTATGGAACAAAACATACGGTGAAAATAATGAGTACAATGAAGGAATTCCTTGCTGTCTGGTTGTATTTTACTGCATTGGGAAAATTAGCTCTTTTCCTTGAAATTTTCAGTAGATTCTTGGCAATTTTAACATAGGAAAGtatcaaaaggagaaaaactgtcCAAAAAATGATGACagtaatataatttaaaattgcTTCTGTCATTGCGTTCTTTTTATGCCGATAATGAAAGCACGAGGTAGAATTGCTGACCTCACTCCTGAAGAGAGGTGGTACAACTACTAATGAAAATCCTGTTAGTGCAACTGCCCACACAATGCAACAAATATGTATACTTCGGGTAGTAGTTAACATCTTGGGTCGTttcacagatttatttattttacgtGACGATCTAGGCTAATTAGTCCCAACAGTACTATGCTAATGTACATATTCATGTAAAATAGAGTTCCTACAATTTTGCATAAAATCCATCCAAACATCCATTTGTTGTTGGAAATGTGGTACAGTATTCGGAAGGGAAGACAGAAGATCAGCAAAAGGTCTGCGATGGCTACGTTTAGCAAGTAAACTTGGATGGAATTCCTTTTCTGGTGAATGCACAGGAATGCAAACAGGGCTATAATATTTCCAATcaatccaaagaaaaaaataagaaagtaaaaaattgTGATAGCAAGTGACAATGCATTGTCTTCTAAGTCACAGCTTGCATTATCTTGAATTTCTGATGCATTCGTGGGTTGATAAGTTTGGTTACCCCAAGAAGCTTTCTTGTATGGAAGAGTGGTCAGTAGATCAGCTGAAGGTGCAGCCATTTGTGAGGATTTTCTTAGCTGTTCTGTCAGGATGCGAAGAAAAATTGTAAATATTAAGTCACCACAGGAATACTGTTACACTTTATTGCCTACAGAGCTGAGTCAGCACTATTATAttagtttctttttattatttgtatcaTTGTGTAAAGTaaggtattttttccttttgtggaATGTTTGTAAATCAAGATTTACAAGGAAAACTGATATTAGCAAGGAAACTGATATTAGCTTGAAAATTACATTAATCCGGTAACAGATTGTTTTCAGGTTTTCCCTTGTTTTCATAAAGTTTTTAATGTCACTGAGTTTTTACTGTCACCAGTAAGGTATAATCTGGGAGATAAAAATCAGCTTTGACTAATGaaagaaaccaaaagcaaaGTCTTAATCAGCATAGCAGAACAGCAGTTAGCTGTTTAGAGAGGTAGTTAACAACCAACTATTAGCAATATGTTTTTCTCCTTAAGTTTATATGCCATAGTGTTAAAAGATTATGTAAATAagtttatttcaatattttttttagagaGACAAGCTAATATTCCCctaatctgaaaagaaaatcatttttggTGTTCTAAATGTAGCTCTCCAGCAACAataacaaggagaaaaaaaaaacattccaggTCTTAAAAATGTCTGATATGGGTAAGGCGGTAAAAATTGCAAAGTTTTAGATAAGAGGCTTAGTAAAAAGTGATGTACATACAGAATCTGAATTATTGAGAGGATATTAATAATAAAGTATTATAACATCTCATGTTGGATGATCTTAAAGTTACATTAGATGTGGGCAGTATGTTCCAGTTTTACAAGTACAACTGTCTTTTCATTTTAGCCATTTATTATGGTATGGGCTAAAAGTAATTATAAAAACtttatctgattaaaaaaatatggtaACTCCAAATACGCATTGAAACCTCTCtactattttaaattttatgtttatgttgcttttttgtaaaaaatgtttcacaTCATGAATTGCATGATCAGTAACATTTAGGTGAATGAgggctggaaaaaaatcagttacatTGCAGATACTTCAAAAACACAACTTTAAACTATCCTAAATTTTGTCATCTGAAAGTAGGAATGCATACTTAAactgagaaatatttaattacatgCCAATTAATTACAAAGGTCATTAGCACCTTTGTAACTAAAAGAAATTTTCATAAGAATTTGTTTTATCATATCTTAAGTATAAAAGAAGCCACTTACCATTTGTGTTTTAAGAACTTCTGCTGATTTTGAAAACCACTGCTGAAGAGAGGGAGGAGTAACGTATATGCATGTCCTCTTATTAGAAAGCTGGAGTGCCAGCTCCTCTATGAAAGCTTGAGAATCAGCTGACGCAGTGCAATTAGCTACAAGAGGAAGTTTTAACTAGTGTtgcaagtattttttaaagatatttttaagtagCAAAACCCAACTTACTGGAAAGTTTGACTTTGGTGTTAGCTTGGACTTTGCTGGTTATATCGTAAACTTTTACTGAATAGGagattgggatttttttttcatagaaactTTGTTTCTTGTGACCAACTTCAGCGTTTTCCTTTTTGGTAAACAATTGTCCTATGCTACATCTTGATACTGGCATGAAAGTAGTATCACTTCTTCAAGATTCGTGCATAGAGTGAAGCAAAATGAATACCACATTGAAGTGGCACATTTTTGTTACCCAGGTGCAGCTCTCATCCATCTTGTTCAAAGTGAGAAATCtgaggttgattttttttcacttaaacTAGCGGTGGTGatacataggtcactctgaaagtaatgcctcctgtttatttgcatgaaaatcacatcaaagaaaacaataacactatttgatagagaaaattctcagctacaaaacactatttttcaacatacaaccattagctatgcattttttgtcagcaatgaacaagagcctgcatgccacgcttGGGAAAATCTACAGCTGTGGAGGTGACCTGCTGGTGGCTGTCACTACTGCTGACAGTGCTACTATcactgtctcactgtgctcacatccactgtttggtctccataaaagTCAATGGATGTCAATGGGTACAATCTTTTTTTGCATGCAGAAAttcacctttgcttcatcttcacttccatgtcagatgtcgCTGTGTCAGACtccccctctgctgccatctgtcacatggcaacaaaatggagCTGAATGGAACTGAGAGGAGGTTCAGCCTTTACCATCATTCTTCCCATATCCAgctctgatgtcatgggccgacataataaaacaggaggcattacttttggagcagcttaACAGTTTCAGtaaggcagaaataaaatactcaGAGATAATACCACCTGGTAATACTGTTTAAAGTAGGATATGGGagatttaaaattacatttttaaaatgcaaatttaaaaattgGTTCTGGAAATCCCATTATGAGATAGCATAAATTTAATAACTGAGGAATATTATCCTGACGGTATTTTCCTTAGTATTTGAAATGAGAGTGTCCATGTTAACATTCTTAACTTATCATCTGTCTGAGAATCAAGCTTGTTTAGGACTCTGCAAATTTCTTTTGGACTTTTAAAAGGGATTGAAGTTGATGTCACTATGTTGTCATAATTTCATTCTGATATTTAATAGGACCAGAAGCATTGGGAAGATTTAGATTTGTTCATGCATTTTCTATCAGGTATTTACAGTCATGTCACAAAATCTGAGTGCTTAGCTATAACAACAAATGAATGTTAAGGAAGCATCAAAGGTAACAGTGAATACATAGCTTAGACTTTGGGTAAGATAAGGTTTCATAGACTTCTAATACATAATGATAATTACAAATTTCAAAAGTCTGAGTATTAGCTGTAGGTATTTTACAAAATGGTCATCAACCTAAATTAAAACCATAAAGTACAGgtaatgcagaaagaaattgtttatGGATTCCTCCACAGCTTAATTGGTTGATCATGCAGCGAGGTTGTAATTTTCCTGTTCCAGAGTTGAGCACTTTAGTTATGTTACTCCCCCCAAACCTTAGATCATCTCTGTAGTGAGCAGCTGAATTCTTTCAGGTTCTTTGTGGAAGGACGAgtataaaagaaaactaaacttAGGGCAGTACATACTTACCTTCTTAGAGAACAAAGACAAATCTGAAGATAGAGGGTAACCTATTTGAAGttccttgttttgcaatgtTAGCAGTAACATTTTCTCAAGAAGTAGTGTACAGACAGATTTGACATCCTTTTAAATAACAGAGCTGACTGTGCAAATGGAGACTCTCTGTAAACGTAGGAAGTCATTCTACATTAATTGCTGCATTaagttctgtattttatttttaagtagacTCTCACATCAGTCACCAGTCTTCCAAATAATGCtattattgtatttttatatgttgCATCTTAATATaattactggaaaaaatatgGATGACTTTGCATGGAATGCAGTTAGATACCTAAGCAGTTTATCCTGCAACCCACAGGAAATATCGCAGCAGTGTAGTTTCTATGCAGCTGGAAAGTGATCTCCTACTGTCGTTGGGGCTCAGAGTGTTAAGAATAAGATCACACGCACTGTGTCATAGGGCAGGATGTATCTACTGAAGAACTAGAACAGTGTAAAGCATAAGAGTGAAATaaagagtgaaaataaaaactagtatcaagaaagaaaatttcaacATTCATTATTTCCATGTTGTTGTGATTTTACTTTGTGTTCCCTATGAGTTCTGTTAAGTCCTGAAATGTTCTTGCTATACCTAGGACAAGTAAAAAGGAGGCCAGTGgagaaagaatcatagaatcatagaatcacaaggttggaaaggacctgcaagatcatctagtccaaccatccttccattaccattgctaccacaagctactcAACCATAATGAAGTTTAGTGAGAGGATCTCATTccaaaaatattacaaattaagaatttattaaaaaaaaagtaataataactTCTGTTAGCAAGTTTTTGAAAGTAAATCCTAAGGTGCCAATTGTACTATtcaaataatataataatttgcttttttattgttgttttcagCCACATTGTGTACTGCTTGCCTCAAAGGAGAATTCAGCCCC is a genomic window of Meleagris gallopavo isolate NT-WF06-2002-E0010 breed Aviagen turkey brand Nicholas breeding stock chromosome 1, Turkey_5.1, whole genome shotgun sequence containing:
- the GPR34 gene encoding LOW QUALITY PROTEIN: probable G-protein coupled receptor 34 (The sequence of the model RefSeq protein was modified relative to this genomic sequence to represent the inferred CDS: inserted 1 base in 1 codon), whose translation is MAAPSADLLTTLPYKKASWGNQTYQPTNASEIQDNASCDLEDNALSLAITIFYFLIFFFGLIGNIIALFAFLCIHQKRNSIQVYLLNVAIADLLLIFCLPFRILYHISNNKWMFGWILCKIVGTLFYMNMYISIVLLGLISLDRHXKINKSVKRPKMLTTTRSIHICCIVWAVALTGFSLVVVPPLFRSEVSNSTSCFHYRHKKNAMTEAILNYITVIIFWTVFLLLILSYVKIAKNLLKISRKRANFPNAVKYNQTARNSFIVLIIFTVCFVPYHMFRFVYITSQLQNPSCYWKGIIHTCNEVMLIFSSFNSCLDPVMYFLMSSSVRKTVLQLICRRIHRDSSVTLESTSEIKFGQYMQERFSTTTPHSSSVKKKFDLIK